The following proteins come from a genomic window of Solwaraspora sp. WMMA2065:
- a CDS encoding biotin--[acetyl-CoA-carboxylase] ligase, with product MAGSPYTDLDRPPLDERGLRRALVVPDGLWTDVQVRAQTGSTNADVLAAARAGAAEGLVITAEQQHAGRGRLGRDWTSPPRAGLAVSVLLQPAAARPARSWPAVPGSRYGWLPLLAGVALAEAVTRLAELPAALKWPNDLLIDEAKCAGILAEAAPDGAAGPAVVLGIGLNVTLRADELPPPGSGLRATSLQLAGAAATDRDPLLRAVLRGVADWYGRWRAAGGDPVASGLRAAYLRHCVTVGRQVRVSLPSGAAHTGLVDTVDEDGRLVVRTAGGDLPVAAGDVTHVRSGDAPGNGTPG from the coding sequence ATGGCCGGCTCACCGTACACCGATCTGGACCGTCCGCCGTTGGACGAGCGTGGTCTGCGTCGCGCGCTGGTCGTCCCCGACGGCCTGTGGACCGACGTGCAGGTCCGGGCGCAGACCGGCTCCACCAACGCGGACGTGCTCGCCGCCGCGCGAGCCGGTGCCGCCGAAGGCCTGGTGATCACGGCGGAGCAGCAGCACGCCGGGCGCGGGCGGCTCGGCCGAGACTGGACCTCGCCGCCGCGGGCCGGCCTCGCCGTCAGCGTGCTGCTGCAGCCGGCGGCGGCTCGGCCCGCCCGGTCGTGGCCGGCGGTGCCGGGGTCCCGGTACGGCTGGTTGCCGCTGCTGGCCGGCGTCGCGCTGGCGGAGGCGGTCACCCGGCTGGCCGAGTTGCCAGCCGCGCTGAAGTGGCCCAATGATCTGTTGATCGACGAGGCGAAGTGCGCCGGGATCCTTGCCGAAGCGGCCCCGGACGGGGCGGCCGGACCGGCCGTTGTGCTGGGCATCGGGCTCAACGTGACGCTGCGCGCCGACGAGCTGCCGCCGCCCGGCAGTGGCCTGCGCGCCACCTCGCTGCAGCTGGCCGGAGCAGCGGCGACCGACCGGGACCCGTTGCTGCGGGCTGTGCTGCGCGGGGTGGCCGACTGGTACGGGCGGTGGCGGGCCGCCGGCGGCGACCCGGTCGCGTCCGGTCTGCGGGCGGCGTACCTGCGGCACTGCGTGACGGTGGGCCGGCAGGTGCGGGTCTCGTTGCCGTCCGGAGCGGCGCACACCGGGCTGGTCGACACGGTCGACGAGGACGGTCGCCTGGTGGTCCGCACAGCCGGCGGCGATCTGCCGGTCGCAGCCGGGGACGTGACGCATGTGCGGTCCGGCGACGCGCCGGGAAACGGTACGCCCGGTTGA